A genome region from Neptunomonas japonica JAMM 1380 includes the following:
- the argE gene encoding acetylornithine deacetylase, with the protein MSQQTPNLLQMLGQLIATPSISSTTPGRDMSNLSVITLLAEWLDNLGFKTEIMPVPGNPGKANLIATLGQGPGGLVLSGHTDTVPCNEDLWQSSPFALTERDNRLYGLGTCDMKGFFPIAIEAARQFIETPLTAPLIILATADEESSMSGAQALVDAGKPKARYAIIGEPTEMNPIRMHKGMMMESIRITGNSGHSSDPSLGANALDAMHSVLSELIKYRTHLQQNYTNSAFSVSVPTLNLGCIHGGDNPNRICGQCELEYDVRPLPGMDLSLVREDISKRVSPLEDKFGVTIDCQPLFSGIPSFETKQNASLVHMAEQLTGYTAQAVAFGTEAPFLQELGMETIIMGPGSIKQAHQPDEFLALDQINPTVDILSKMIQRYCVDANEEHQGA; encoded by the coding sequence ATGTCTCAACAAACTCCCAACCTTTTACAAATGCTAGGCCAACTAATAGCAACGCCATCTATCAGCTCAACAACACCCGGCCGTGATATGAGCAACCTCTCTGTGATCACTTTATTGGCCGAATGGCTTGATAACCTTGGCTTTAAAACCGAAATAATGCCGGTTCCTGGCAACCCCGGAAAAGCGAACTTGATCGCCACATTAGGACAAGGCCCAGGAGGCCTCGTGCTTTCGGGTCATACAGACACGGTCCCTTGCAATGAAGATCTGTGGCAGAGCAGCCCTTTTGCATTGACTGAACGAGATAACAGACTTTACGGCTTAGGCACCTGCGATATGAAGGGCTTCTTTCCCATTGCCATAGAAGCCGCCCGTCAATTTATTGAAACACCATTAACTGCACCACTTATTATCCTAGCAACAGCCGATGAAGAGAGCTCCATGTCCGGCGCTCAAGCGTTAGTCGATGCAGGTAAGCCAAAGGCTCGCTACGCCATCATCGGAGAGCCGACAGAAATGAACCCCATCAGGATGCATAAAGGGATGATGATGGAGAGCATTCGAATTACAGGAAACTCGGGCCACTCATCAGACCCATCTTTAGGCGCAAATGCACTAGATGCGATGCATTCTGTGTTATCAGAATTAATTAAGTACCGTACACATCTCCAACAAAACTATACAAACAGCGCCTTCAGCGTGAGTGTCCCGACCTTGAATCTGGGGTGTATTCATGGAGGAGATAACCCCAACCGCATCTGTGGTCAGTGCGAATTGGAATATGATGTCCGCCCTCTGCCAGGCATGGACTTATCACTTGTGCGAGAAGACATCAGCAAACGAGTAAGCCCTCTTGAAGACAAGTTTGGCGTCACAATAGACTGCCAACCACTTTTTTCAGGGATACCGTCATTTGAAACAAAGCAAAACGCTTCACTGGTACACATGGCTGAGCAATTAACAGGATATACCGCACAAGCTGTCGCCTTTGGTACAGAAGCGCCATTCCTGCAAGAATTGGGAATGGAAACTATCATCATGGGCCCAGGTAGCATTAAGCAAGCCCATCAGCCAGATGAATTCCTAGCACTAGACCAAATTAACCCTACTGTTGATATTCTTTCCAAGATGATTCAACGCTACTGTGTAGATGCCAACGAGGAACATCAAGGTGCCTGA
- a CDS encoding response regulator transcription factor, with protein MKLLVVEDDADLRRQLVSGLESNGYTVEETADGQEALYLGSEFSYDLAIVDLGLPSLSGVELIKQWRAQERNFPILILTARSDWQDKVEGLEAGADDFLVKPFHIEELLARLNALLRRAAGHAKPVLEFGSLSLDTVGRVVSCDSKPIKLTSYEYRTLEYLMLNAGKTVSKSELTEHLYHQDFDRDSNVLEVFIRRLRQKLDPEQKLQPITTVRGLGYRFDLPSS; from the coding sequence ATGAAACTGTTGGTGGTAGAAGATGATGCAGATTTGCGTCGTCAGCTAGTCAGTGGGCTGGAATCTAACGGATATACCGTAGAAGAAACGGCCGATGGCCAAGAAGCACTCTATCTGGGATCTGAGTTTTCTTATGATCTTGCTATTGTTGATTTGGGGCTGCCTTCATTATCTGGAGTTGAGCTGATAAAGCAATGGCGAGCGCAGGAGCGTAATTTTCCTATTCTTATCCTAACGGCTCGTAGTGATTGGCAAGACAAGGTGGAAGGTCTGGAAGCCGGTGCAGATGACTTCCTCGTAAAACCATTCCATATAGAGGAATTATTGGCTCGTTTGAATGCACTGCTGCGAAGAGCTGCAGGTCATGCCAAGCCAGTGCTGGAGTTTGGCAGTTTAAGCTTGGACACTGTAGGTCGCGTTGTCTCGTGCGACTCCAAGCCAATAAAGTTGACCAGTTATGAGTATAGAACGCTGGAATACTTAATGCTGAATGCAGGTAAAACGGTTTCGAAATCTGAATTAACAGAGCATCTGTACCATCAGGATTTTGACAGGGATAGTAATGTACTTGAAGTATTTATCAGACGTTTACGTCAAAAACTCGATCCTGAGCAAAAACTCCAGCCTATTACGACAGTACGTGGCCTTGGATACAGGTTTGATCTTCCTTCCTCTTAA
- a CDS encoding ATP-binding protein, translating to MLKLTAGLASRSLKARLLIASFILLPMIIGVAGYALQNSFAYSLQASLEKRLRLQVYLMIGSAEMQDGKLVIGEGQQLRLGSDTYGYIHTHLGLLQWASANTDELSTTVKGSIVASRVRIGETYFLYFEEDNLYLYQYPLQWDDGVMARRYLFSIVESGAEMTAELNAYRTQLWGWLFAVTVLALMLQTLITRWGLKPLSALVDDLHNIERGYSTRLEGYYPEEVQGVTDSLNHLLHSERNQRERYRNTLGDLAHSLKTPLAVIRGAGNEQLLYEGYRNVVDEQVRRMDQIVQYQLARAVRSQANTIAHATPLAPIIKRISTALSKVYREKNVDVSLLLDETALFGADERDMMELLGNMLENAFKYGHSAVRISLIKEPEWVQLNIEDDGPGVSPDMRHVILQRGARVDTSAAPGQGIGLTVAVDILSSYDGQLEVGESSLGGARFKVILPTG from the coding sequence ATGTTGAAACTCACCGCTGGTTTAGCTTCTCGTTCATTAAAAGCGCGGTTGTTAATCGCGTCTTTTATTCTGTTACCTATGATTATTGGGGTTGCAGGATATGCACTACAGAACTCTTTTGCCTATAGCTTGCAGGCCTCTTTAGAAAAACGTTTACGCTTACAAGTTTACTTGATGATAGGTTCTGCAGAGATGCAGGATGGGAAGTTGGTCATTGGTGAAGGGCAGCAACTACGTTTGGGTAGCGATACCTACGGATATATCCATACACACCTTGGTTTGCTCCAATGGGCGTCGGCTAATACTGATGAGCTGAGCACAACAGTAAAAGGCTCTATTGTTGCTTCTAGAGTACGTATTGGCGAAACCTACTTTCTATACTTTGAAGAAGATAATCTTTATCTCTATCAGTATCCTCTTCAATGGGATGACGGTGTGATGGCTAGGCGTTATCTGTTTTCTATTGTGGAAAGTGGCGCTGAAATGACAGCGGAATTAAACGCATATCGAACCCAACTATGGGGGTGGTTGTTCGCTGTCACTGTACTCGCTTTGATGTTACAGACGTTGATTACTCGGTGGGGATTGAAGCCACTAAGCGCGTTGGTCGATGATTTACATAATATTGAACGCGGTTATTCTACCCGTCTAGAGGGGTACTACCCTGAAGAAGTGCAAGGTGTGACTGATAGCCTAAATCATTTGTTACATAGTGAGCGTAACCAGAGAGAGCGCTACCGTAATACACTTGGAGATTTGGCTCATAGCTTGAAAACTCCTCTGGCCGTTATTCGGGGTGCAGGTAACGAGCAGTTGCTTTATGAAGGGTATCGCAATGTCGTGGATGAGCAGGTCAGGCGTATGGACCAAATTGTGCAGTATCAGTTAGCACGTGCTGTTAGAAGTCAGGCAAATACTATTGCGCATGCGACTCCGCTTGCACCGATTATTAAACGTATCTCTACGGCTCTTAGCAAAGTCTATCGTGAGAAAAATGTGGATGTGAGTTTATTGTTGGATGAGACCGCACTATTCGGTGCGGACGAGCGAGATATGATGGAGCTTTTAGGCAATATGCTTGAAAATGCTTTCAAATATGGCCATTCCGCAGTTCGAATTTCCCTAATAAAAGAACCTGAATGGGTTCAGTTAAATATTGAAGATGATGGGCCAGGTGTCTCCCCTGATATGCGGCATGTTATTTTACAGCGAGGTGCTAGGGTAGATACCTCTGCAGCTCCAGGTCAGGGAATTGGTCTGACCGTCGCTGTTGATATTCTTAGCAGCTATGACGGTCAGTTAGAGGTAGGAGAGTCGTCTTTAGGCGGTGCGCGATTTAAGGTTATTTTACCTACGGGCTAA
- a CDS encoding PepSY domain-containing protein has translation MLYARNCSMLKRLLGLVVLLVVFASLANAEPSPETLVLSDAVEVAKKAYGGKVVKADKVTLKSGVAYRIRLVNNGHVKEVLVDATSGVLLHP, from the coding sequence ATGTTATATGCCCGAAATTGCTCAATGCTAAAGCGACTGCTGGGGTTGGTGGTGTTATTAGTGGTATTTGCTAGTTTAGCAAACGCTGAACCAAGTCCAGAGACTCTCGTTTTGAGTGACGCTGTTGAAGTAGCTAAAAAGGCATATGGCGGAAAAGTGGTAAAAGCAGACAAGGTTACGTTGAAGTCTGGCGTGGCATATCGTATCCGTTTGGTTAACAATGGACATGTAAAAGAGGTGCTGGTTGATGCGACCAGTGGCGTTCTGTTACACCCGTAA
- a CDS encoding inorganic triphosphatase, which translates to MAIETESKLTLPAHSIDRVKTLLTASGAQQLEKQRLLNWYFDTPGLQLSADKVALRIREQDGTYIQTLKTKGQSVNGLHQRAEWEWIIEKPELQLGLLMETDWPLVTQSKEWASDLHVIFETNFDRSIWMLERSGMLVEIALDQGDISYTSVAGDNYVDKICELELELKEGSVEQLVAITAELVAAIPELQPSDISKAQRGYQLYHQAI; encoded by the coding sequence ATGGCAATAGAAACGGAAAGTAAATTAACACTTCCTGCTCATTCGATCGATCGAGTTAAAACGTTATTAACCGCTAGCGGTGCGCAGCAATTAGAAAAGCAGCGGTTATTGAATTGGTATTTCGATACGCCCGGTTTGCAGCTATCAGCTGATAAAGTTGCTTTAAGGATTAGAGAGCAAGATGGCACCTATATCCAGACTTTAAAAACGAAAGGTCAGAGTGTTAATGGTTTGCACCAGCGTGCTGAATGGGAGTGGATAATAGAAAAACCAGAATTACAGCTCGGGCTATTAATGGAAACAGACTGGCCATTGGTTACACAATCAAAAGAATGGGCGAGTGATCTGCACGTTATTTTCGAAACTAATTTTGATCGCTCGATCTGGATGCTTGAGCGGTCAGGGATGCTTGTGGAAATTGCACTTGATCAAGGTGATATAAGTTATACCTCTGTGGCAGGTGATAATTATGTAGATAAAATTTGCGAATTAGAGCTAGAACTTAAAGAGGGCAGTGTTGAGCAATTGGTAGCAATAACGGCAGAATTGGTGGCTGCAATCCCAGAGTTACAACCCAGCGATATCAGTAAAGCTCAAAGGGGATACCAGCTGTATCATCAGGCTATATAG
- a CDS encoding inorganic phosphate transporter yields MNIIAQYGDIIIILACVFGFFMAWGVGANDVANAMGTSVGSKALTLKQAILIAILFEFAGAYLAGGAVTATIRKGIIDPALLSGTPELLVFGMLSALLAAGIWLLVATHYGWPVSTTHSIVGAIVGFAAVGISVDAVNWAKVSKIVASWVVSPVTAGFFAFFLFRSVQKLILDTEDPFKNAKRYVPMYIFMVGFIISMVTFTKGLKHVGLDLSWTNSALISIGVGILTMFVGIVMLRKVKVDVAADRDYHFASVEKVFAVLMMFTACAMAFAHGSNDVANAVGPLAAIVGVVGSGGEVAQKTAMPVWILLLGGGGIVAGLVMYGHKVIATVGNNITELTPSRGFAATLAAATTVVVASGTGLPISTTHTLVGAVLGVGLARGLAALNLRVVGTIFVSWVITLPAGALLAIMFFFMFKGMFV; encoded by the coding sequence ATGAATATTATTGCGCAATACGGCGATATCATCATCATTCTCGCATGCGTGTTTGGTTTCTTTATGGCATGGGGTGTTGGTGCAAACGATGTCGCCAACGCTATGGGCACATCTGTCGGCTCTAAAGCTCTCACGCTAAAGCAAGCTATTTTAATCGCAATCCTTTTCGAATTCGCCGGTGCATACCTAGCCGGTGGTGCTGTAACAGCAACCATTCGTAAAGGTATCATTGACCCTGCGTTGCTCTCTGGCACCCCCGAACTTCTTGTCTTTGGTATGCTGTCAGCATTACTGGCAGCTGGTATATGGCTATTAGTCGCAACGCATTATGGCTGGCCCGTATCAACAACCCATTCTATTGTGGGAGCGATTGTAGGCTTTGCTGCAGTCGGCATCTCTGTGGATGCTGTTAACTGGGCTAAAGTCTCTAAAATTGTAGCTAGCTGGGTGGTTTCCCCCGTCACCGCAGGCTTTTTTGCATTCTTCCTGTTTAGGAGCGTACAAAAGCTAATTCTGGACACAGAGGACCCTTTCAAAAATGCTAAACGCTACGTGCCAATGTATATCTTTATGGTCGGCTTTATCATCTCAATGGTCACTTTTACCAAAGGGTTAAAGCATGTTGGTTTAGATCTATCTTGGACCAATAGCGCACTTATCTCTATTGGCGTGGGCATACTTACCATGTTTGTCGGTATTGTTATGTTACGAAAAGTAAAAGTAGACGTTGCAGCCGACCGTGATTATCACTTCGCTAGCGTAGAGAAAGTTTTCGCCGTATTAATGATGTTTACCGCTTGTGCTATGGCTTTTGCTCACGGCTCAAACGATGTGGCTAATGCTGTCGGACCGCTTGCCGCCATTGTTGGCGTTGTAGGTTCTGGAGGAGAGGTTGCACAAAAAACCGCGATGCCAGTATGGATCTTGCTACTAGGAGGCGGAGGCATCGTTGCTGGACTCGTCATGTACGGTCACAAGGTAATCGCCACTGTCGGTAATAACATTACAGAGTTAACACCGAGTCGCGGGTTTGCCGCCACATTAGCTGCCGCAACAACAGTCGTCGTTGCATCAGGTACAGGCCTACCCATCTCGACCACTCATACACTCGTAGGAGCTGTTTTGGGTGTAGGTTTAGCGCGTGGTCTAGCGGCTTTGAATTTACGCGTAGTAGGCACAATTTTCGTCTCTTGGGTCATTACTCTTCCTGCAGGCGCCCTACTAGCAATAATGTTCTTCTTTATGTTTAAAGGTATGTTTGTCTGA
- the argA gene encoding amino-acid N-acetyltransferase, whose product MPDESIHYVNWFRQSAPYINTHRGKTFVLMLGGEAITDNNFNNIIHDIALMNSLGIRLVLVHGARPQIEDRLNANGLSTRLHHDLRVTDSAALQCVIEEIGVLRSMVEAKLSMGLVNTPMHGAEIRVCSGNFITGRPIGIYEGVDLCHTGEVRRIDHKGIRGQLDQGNIVLLSNLGYSPTGEIFNLPVEEVASQTAIALKADKLILFGAEKGIIDSRGVLRSELLARTAERFLHQYHSQLDNPETAYTELSKSLQMATEACTGGVPRCHLISYKDDGALLSELYTRDGAGTMIIPESYEQVRVANIEDVGGIIELIKPLEETGVLVRRSRDLLEAEVEQFFVVERDGAIIGCAALYLFPEEKMGELACVAIAKAYQGGDRAQMLLREIEDKARSHQIETLFVLTTRTAHWFIENGFTEIQMATLPGKKQERYNFQRNSKVFSKML is encoded by the coding sequence GTGCCTGACGAGAGTATTCATTACGTCAATTGGTTTCGCCAATCAGCGCCTTACATCAATACGCACAGAGGGAAAACCTTTGTTCTGATGCTAGGTGGCGAAGCAATTACTGATAACAATTTTAACAATATCATCCATGATATTGCCCTAATGAATAGCTTGGGAATCCGTCTGGTATTGGTCCATGGCGCACGCCCACAAATTGAAGACCGACTCAATGCCAATGGTCTAAGTACTCGCCTACATCACGATCTACGCGTCACTGATAGTGCTGCACTTCAATGTGTCATTGAGGAGATCGGCGTACTCAGAAGCATGGTGGAAGCAAAGCTATCAATGGGCTTGGTTAACACGCCCATGCATGGCGCCGAAATACGCGTATGCTCTGGAAATTTTATTACCGGTAGGCCTATTGGGATCTATGAAGGCGTAGACCTGTGCCATACGGGCGAAGTCCGCCGTATTGATCATAAAGGAATACGCGGACAGCTAGACCAAGGCAATATTGTCTTGCTATCTAACTTAGGCTACTCGCCTACAGGAGAAATATTTAACCTTCCAGTCGAAGAAGTCGCCTCACAAACAGCGATTGCATTAAAAGCAGATAAACTGATCCTATTTGGCGCTGAGAAAGGCATTATTGATAGCCGCGGGGTATTGCGTAGCGAGCTACTGGCAAGGACTGCTGAGCGTTTCTTACATCAATACCACTCACAGCTGGACAACCCTGAAACGGCCTATACTGAGCTATCCAAGTCATTACAAATGGCAACAGAAGCTTGTACCGGCGGTGTCCCTCGCTGCCATTTAATCAGTTACAAAGACGATGGCGCACTACTCTCTGAGCTTTATACTCGCGATGGTGCAGGCACAATGATTATTCCAGAATCTTACGAGCAAGTACGTGTAGCTAATATCGAAGACGTGGGTGGCATTATTGAGCTTATCAAGCCTCTAGAAGAAACAGGTGTATTGGTGCGCCGCTCAAGAGACTTATTAGAAGCTGAAGTCGAGCAGTTTTTTGTGGTTGAACGTGACGGTGCCATTATTGGCTGTGCTGCACTTTACTTGTTTCCAGAAGAAAAAATGGGTGAACTGGCATGTGTTGCTATCGCCAAAGCATACCAAGGAGGAGATCGGGCACAGATGCTATTAAGAGAAATTGAAGATAAAGCACGTTCGCATCAAATTGAGACCTTATTCGTGCTGACCACAAGAACTGCTCACTGGTTTATCGAGAATGGGTTTACTGAAATTCAAATGGCAACACTGCCCGGAAAAAAACAAGAGCGCTATAACTTTCAGAGAAATTCAAAAGTCTTTAGTAAAATGCTGTGA
- a CDS encoding TIGR00153 family protein, whose amino-acid sequence MITNNPILQMFARSPFKPMQEHIAKAQACAVQLLPFFEAVIADDWEEAKKIQHTIAVLEGEADAMKKDVRQHLPNNIFLPVPRTDLLELLRMQDKIANRAKDICGIMLGREMPVPVEIQELMLDFVRSALATSEQALQSLNELDELVSTGFRGREVEVVERMLIELDDLEHINDGFEREIRSQLFVIEKQLHPIDAMFLYKVIRWIGDLADRAQQVGSRLQLLLAR is encoded by the coding sequence ATGATCACCAATAACCCAATACTGCAAATGTTTGCTCGTTCACCGTTCAAACCGATGCAAGAACACATTGCAAAAGCACAAGCTTGTGCTGTTCAGTTACTTCCTTTTTTTGAAGCTGTGATAGCTGACGACTGGGAAGAAGCCAAAAAGATACAGCACACTATTGCTGTACTTGAAGGTGAAGCTGATGCTATGAAAAAGGATGTTCGCCAACACCTACCTAACAATATTTTTCTTCCGGTTCCGCGTACCGACTTGCTTGAACTGCTACGAATGCAGGACAAGATAGCCAATAGGGCTAAAGATATTTGCGGCATCATGCTCGGAAGAGAAATGCCAGTCCCTGTAGAAATCCAGGAACTTATGCTTGATTTTGTGCGCTCTGCGCTAGCAACATCCGAGCAAGCCTTACAATCGCTGAATGAACTCGACGAACTCGTTAGTACTGGTTTTCGTGGCCGAGAAGTCGAAGTTGTCGAACGCATGCTCATTGAGCTGGATGACTTAGAGCACATAAATGATGGATTTGAGCGTGAAATTCGCTCTCAGCTATTTGTTATCGAAAAACAGCTCCACCCTATCGATGCCATGTTTTTATACAAGGTCATTCGATGGATTGGAGATCTTGCAGATCGCGCGCAACAGGTAGGAAGCCGCTTGCAGCTTCTTCTTGCTCGTTAA
- a CDS encoding YgaP family membrane protein: MEKNIGSVDKVLRVLVGLVLIALVFVGPQTAWGWIGVPFILIALFGWCPIYKVIGVSSCKSCSK, encoded by the coding sequence ATGGAAAAAAATATAGGGTCGGTAGATAAAGTTTTACGAGTTCTGGTTGGCTTAGTTTTAATAGCGCTAGTATTTGTAGGTCCGCAAACTGCTTGGGGGTGGATTGGCGTTCCGTTTATTCTTATTGCATTGTTTGGTTGGTGCCCAATTTATAAAGTTATTGGCGTTAGTTCTTGTAAGTCTTGCAGCAAGTAA